One window of the Mytilus galloprovincialis chromosome 14, xbMytGall1.hap1.1, whole genome shotgun sequence genome contains the following:
- the LOC143059090 gene encoding uncharacterized protein LOC143059090: MKWILEILVLLPLITISNCNIEEQPMPSILCDCFSRNKCDIIKEKADVIHFKCINYYLAHTYQDRWYKNISGDALNYILSLQREANQAIESVGRKKRQANGNLFHGIRKELRTLSREERTRFYAAVNSLKNNRIGNTNSYEALASIHNTNALNAAHFGVAFPGWHRYFLFLFEQALRRFDRTVTLPYIDTTMENSLPNPWMSNLWSAEGIGNIDGGQVRVGPFANWRYQTEDRRYVPLTRNGGSARDYFPADCYRNIIRESRNSRILEPLAGTNRNLEACHNYAHATIGGTMNDIDVSPNDPVFYLHHCYVDKVWQDFRDNAKSVIGNDFEFDYPVTADMFHQPNRAMGNLNEFTNSMGYLKIFDERITNYAPSPGEITCTRSSDCQSPQFLRCSSGRCIPILRSSSSPFGRRKKRDVEYEDDEYKSVMDSSYQNNFVIDGEADVSLWAFIPVTLMYIRPMGQHFGCNAVRNGSIDDNDDIYSNDKTSKLWDYFKPGVDKRRVSDSQSGATKFFVQSDGISYKGRYIDYGIIDTRQMVYETVAYVGVKNPRSGSSTSYVSVYDLHGHVCQPRCIDRSSKTLFYKKCSGVIKLTKEEPQMYGDDIAEAVRYRYTYNFDGYKPTSNYRDIFLQFVCEYGAEYPWKDCSSV, from the exons ATGAAATGGATCCTCGAGATCCTCGTGCTTTTACCTTTGATCACAATATCAAACTGTAATATTGAGGAACAGCCGATGCCAAGTATACTTTGTGACTGTTTCTCTCGAAACAAGTGTGACATCATTAAGGAGAAGGCAGACGTTATTCACTTCAAATGCATCAATTATTACCTTGCGCATACTTACCAAGACAG atggTACAAGAATATTTCAGGGGATGCCTTGAACTATATATTGTCGCTCCAAAGAGAGGCTAATCAAGCCATTGAATCCGTCGGTAGAAAAAAGCGACAGGCAAATGGCAATTTGTTCCATGGTATACGTAAGGAGTTGCGCACGCTCAGTCGTGAGGAGAGGACTCGTTTTTACGCAGCAGTAAACAGTCTAAAAAACAACAGA attGGTAATACAAACTCATACGAAGCGCTCGCAAGTATTCACAACACCAATGCTCTAAATGCGGCTCATTTTGGTGTTGCCTTTCCAGGTTGGCATAGATATTTTCTATTCTT ATTTGAACAAGCACTACGACGTTTTGATCGAACTGTTACCCTGCCCTATATCGACACCACAATGGAAAACAGTTTACCGAATCCATGGATGTCCAATTTATGGTCTGCTGAGGGTATTGGTAATATTGACGGGGGACAGGTTAGGGTAGGACCATTTGCGAACTGGCGATATCAAACAGAGGACCGACGGTATGTCCCACTCACTAGAAATGGCGGGTCAGCAAGAGACTACTTTCCGGCAGATTGTTACAGAAACATAATACGTGAAAGCAGAAACTCTAGAATATTGGAACCATTGGCTGGTACTAATCGTAACTTAGAGGCGTGTCATAATTATGCACACGCCACTATTGGTGGCACGATGAACGATATTGATGTTTCTCCAAATGACCCGGTGTTTTACTTGCATCACTGTTATGTAGACAAAGTCTGGCAAGATTTCAGAGACAATGCAAAATCTGTTATAG GTAATGATTTCGAATTTGATTATCCAGTTACTGCTGATATGTTCCATCAGCCGAACCGAGCAATGGGTAATTTGAATGAATTCACAAATAGCATGGGATATcttaaaatttttgatgaaaGAATAACCAATTATGCGCCATCTCCTGGAGAAATCACGTGCACACGTAGCTCTGACTGTCAAAGTCCTCAATTTTTGAGATGCTCATCTGGACGATGCATACCAATTTTGCGTAGTTCGTCATCACCCTTTGGGAGAAGAAAAAAACGTGACGTAGAATACGAAGATGACGAGTATAAATCTGTTATGGACAGTTCATATCAGAACAATTTTGTGATTGATGGAGAAGCTGATGTAAGTCTATGGGCCTTCATTCCAGTCACTTTGATGTATATCAGACCGATGGGACAACATTTTGGTTGCAACGCTGTACGAAATGGTAGTATAGATGACAACGATGATATTTATTCAAACGACAAAACCTCAAAATTATGGGATTATTTTAAACCAGGAGTAGACAAAAGACGGGTTTCCGATTCTCAATCTGGAGCAACCAAGTTTTTCGTACAATCCGATGGTATATCGTACAAAGGTCGATACATCGATTATGGTATCATCGATACACGGCAGATGGTATACGAAACAGTCGCTTATGTTGGTGTAAAAAATCCTCGGAGTGGATCTTCAACATCTTATGTGAGTGTTTATGATCTTCACGGCCATGTCTGTCAACCACGGTGTATAGACAGATCGTCCAAAACACTTTTTTATAAAAAGTGTTCCGGCGTTATCAAATTGACGAAAGAAGAACCCCAGATGTATGGTGACGACATTGCCGAAGCAGTTAGGTACAGATATACGTATAATTTTGACGGATACAAACCTACAAGTAATTATCGAGATATATTTCTTCAATTCGTTTGTGAGTACGGAGCAGAGTACCCATGGAAAGACTGTAGTAGCGTTtaa